Proteins encoded together in one Coffea arabica cultivar ET-39 chromosome 2c, Coffea Arabica ET-39 HiFi, whole genome shotgun sequence window:
- the LOC113731756 gene encoding squamosa promoter-binding-like protein 8, whose translation MLDYEWGNPSAVMFTGDDSTQDADQNRQLFDPYGTQNFGEATAALVHQNAHYSAAAHHQHTGNPFHHPHDPQGQSSNAHFSSLFDPRAAYGASSFNPHHQASMLSLEPAGSTGFMVIPKSEPVVGGADFTAAGRIGLNLGGRTYFSSSEDDFVSRLYRRSRVVEPGSVNSPRCQAEGCNADLTNAKHYHRRHKVCEFHSKAATVIASGLTQRFCQQCSRFHLLSEFDNGKRSCRKRLADHNRRRRKSQQQQQQPNQEHCNTNSKKSPNDNTRSPPDSGAHSSSVTVAVSPPRISLDCFRQRASYQGGGAAATNSSASTSSLFFSDG comes from the exons ATGTTGGACTATGAATGGGGAAACCCATCAGCGGTCATGTTCACCGGAGATGATTCCACCCAAGATGCTGACCAAAATCGCCAGCTGTTCGACCCCTACGGCACCCAGAATTTCGGCGAAGCCACCGCGGCTCTTGTCCACCAGAATGCCCACTACTCCGCCGCCGCGCATCACCAGCACACTGGCAATCCTTTCCACCACCCACATGACCCACAGGGACAGTCTAGCAACGCCCACTTCAGCTCCCTGTTCGACCCACGCGCAGCCTATGGCGCGTCCTCATTTAACCCGCATCATCAAGCTTCAATGCTGTCGCTTGAACCGGCCGGTTCAACCGGTTTCATGGTTATACCCAAGAGCGAGCCGGTGGTTGGAGGGGCCGATTTTACTGCCGCCGGTCGAATTGGGCTGAATTTGGGTGGGAGGACTTATTTTTCCTCGTCCGAGGATGACTTCGTGAGCCGGCTTTATCGCCGTTCCAGGGTGGTTGAACCGGGTTCGGTCAACTCCCCAAGATGCCAGGCTGAAGGCTGCAATGCCGACCTGACAAACGCCAAGCACTACCACCGGCGACACAAGGTGTGTGAGTTCCACTCGAAAGCCGCCACGGTCATTGCCTCCGGGTTGACTCAGCGATTCTGCCAACAGTGTAGCAG ATTCCATCTCCTCTCTGAATTTGATAATGGGAAAAGAAGTTGCCGGAAGAGACTTGCTGATCACAACCGTAGAAGGCGAAAAtcccagcagcagcagcaacagcCAAACCAAGAACACTGCAACACCAACAGCAAGAAGTCCCCAAATGACAATACGA GGTCGCCACCTGACTCGGGAGCTCATTCATCATCGGTGACCGTAGCAGTTTCGCCACCAAGAATTTCATTGGACTGTTTTAGGCAAAGAGCATCATATCAAGGAGGTGGTGCAGCAGCAACAAATTCATCCGCGTCAACAAGTTCGCTGTTTTTCTCGGACGGGTGA